The bacterium genome includes a region encoding these proteins:
- a CDS encoding EutN/CcmL family microcompartment protein → MQRGKVTGGVWATRHLPVLDGVRLALVRRRGPDGRLSDREEVAVEVVEAGVGDEVLLADGREASLAMPEGKGFAPVDLAVVGVLDEQ, encoded by the coding sequence ATGCAACGGGGTAAAGTAACGGGCGGCGTCTGGGCGACGCGGCATCTGCCCGTCCTCGACGGCGTCCGGCTGGCGCTGGTGCGTCGCCGCGGTCCCGACGGCCGACTCTCCGACCGCGAGGAGGTGGCCGTGGAGGTGGTGGAGGCCGGCGTCGGCGACGAGGTCCTCCTGGCCGACGGGCGCGAGGCGTCGCTGGCCATGCCCGAGGGGAAGGGTTTCGCCCCGGTGGACCTCGCCGTGGTCGGCGTCCTCGACGAACAG